The Peromyscus maniculatus bairdii isolate BWxNUB_F1_BW_parent chromosome 6, HU_Pman_BW_mat_3.1, whole genome shotgun sequence genome has a segment encoding these proteins:
- the Gnai3 gene encoding guanine nucleotide-binding protein G(i) subunit alpha-3 isoform X2: MKIIHEDGYSEDECKQYKVVVYSNTIQSIIAIIRAMGRLKIDFGEAARADDARQLFVLAGSAEEGVMTSELAGVIKRLWRDGGVQACFSRSREYQLNDSASYYLNDLDRISQTNYIPTQQDVLRTRVKTTGIVETHFTFKELYFKMFDVGGQRSERKKWIHCFEGVTAIIFCVALSDYDLVLAEDEEMNRMHESMKLFDSICNNKWFTDTSIILFLNKKDLFEEKIKRSPLTICYPEYTGSNTYEEAAAYIQCQFEDLNRRKDTKEIYTHFTCATDTKNVQFVFDAVTDVIIKNNLKECGLY; this comes from the exons ATGAA aatCATTCATGAGGATGGCTATTCAGAGGACGAATGTAAACAGTATAAAGTAGTTGTCTACAGCAATACTATTCAGTCCATCATTGCAATCATAAGAGCCATGGGACGGTTAAAGATTGATTTTGGGGAAGCTGCCAGAGCA GATGACGCCCGACAGTTATTTGTCCTAGCTGGCAGTGCTGAAGAAGGGGTCATGACTTCAGAACTTGCAGGCGTGATTAAACGGCTCTGGCGAGATGGTGGGGTGCAGGCATGTTTCAGCAGGTCCAGGGAGTATCAGCTCAATGACTCTGCGTCATA TTACCTAAATGATTTGGATAGAATATCCCAGACCAACTACATTCCAACTCAACAAGATGTTCTTCGGACGAGAGTGAAGACTACAGGCATTGTAGAGACACACTTCACCTTCAAGGAGCTATACTTCAA AATGTTTGATGTAGGTGGCCAAAGATCAGAACGGAAAAAGTGGATTCACTGTTTTGAGGGAGTGACAGCAATTATCTTTTGTGTGGCCCTCAGTGACTATGATCTTGTTCTGGCTGAGGATGAAGAAATG aacCGGATgcatgaaagcatgaaattgttTGACAGCATTTGTAACAACAAATGGTTTACAGACACGTCAATCATCCTCTTTCTTAATAAGAAAGACCtttttgaggaaaaaataaagaggagcCCATTAACAATCTGTTACCCAGAATACACAG GTTCCAATACATACGAAGAGGCAGCGGCTTACATTCAGTGCCAGTTTGAAGATCTGAACCGAAGAAAAGATACCAAGGAGATCTACACTCACTTCACCTGTGCCACAGACACCAAAAATGTGCAGTTTGTTTTTGATGCTGTTACAGATGTCATCattaaaaacaacttaaaggaatGTGGACTTTATTGA